The DNA segment TGTGTACTGCTGATAGTCTTCTTTGTATTTACCCGATGTCGCATTTCACACGGATCATGTTCACTCAGTTCCAGTCGATTATCTAACAGTTACACACGTgctaaaatttaatattgctTATAaaaatgaattccataaatacaaccgtaATGGAGGCCGCCATCTTTGATACAAGTTTAACACAGAAGTAGCTTTATACATGGCGGCTGTATAAGAGGGCTGGCTATTTATTCGgcggtttgtttgtttgtttttttccccttttgtgtgtgtgtgtgtgtgtgtgtgggggggggggggtttgtgggttttttgtgtgcttttgtgggggggttgggttttttttttgggggggggaggtcccCAACTCCCGTCTAACCTTTCCCTTGTTCAgctacatcaatgtgctctagtggcgtcgttaaataaaacaaaagctaCATCTTACATTATAGTAACAGAATGATGAATTAATAGAACTGTGGGTTGAGATCTTATAAGTCGTTATAAATCAAGACAGGTCTGAAACATATCCAATGTGTTAAACATGATATAAAAGGCGGTATCCTACTttctgaaaaagaagaagataattAAATCTTCAAATAGTTGACAAACTTTGTAATACGATTTTACGACTACCATTATACAAAATGAGTTCTTATACTTCATTTTCAAACCTCCCAAGTAAAAGAGTGCTGTGTCTAATTTTCACGTTCACAAacttgtatgtttatgtgtttgtttagtttttgtttacaGTAACCTTGGCGTAGCTGGAGAAGGGAGGAAGGGGTCGTGTGACAACGACCCACCCCTCGATCACATATCCCCCCTCCAACTTGTATACTGGCCTATCTTAAATCCTAAACTCTTTCGAAGTTCAAACATGCATGCCATGGGTGATGGGAGTggtgaatacacacacacacacacacacacacaaacacacaaactaaAATATAGCCTGAATACTCTGCCATTCGAGAACTAGACGGATGTTACTCTATAGTGAAAACGCAGAATGGCCGGACTACCACATGGTGGACTGATACCTGCTCtaatactgaaaaaaaatttcTAAGTTTGAtgctaaatacctttacattaaTCATTTTTGAGTTTGCTGATCACAAATATTTTGCGTATTCACCACActcactacaggaagaaacccatcagcacctacgtatttaacagGAACATATTGAAAGGGAGTTCTGTCAGGTTTCTTAATGTAGTACACTGTCAAACCTAGAATTTTTGTCATATTagcagtggcataggaaggtgccaaaaagtgtgttggggggggggggggggcacacttttatatttacacccctttacactattataaagcaaatataaagcaaaatatctgaaaagtgggggcacGTGTCCCCCTTGCCCCCTCCccagcttcctacgccagtgattagAGCGGAAAACTTTGTCTACTGTGTAGTAGTTGGCCATTCCATGTTTTTGCTATAGAGTAACATCTGACAGAGAGAGTGATGATAACCGTACAAATGACTGTGAAGCTCTCAAAGGGCAGAGTACTCGTGCTAGTATCAATATAATCATGATTataataatgggggggggggggggtgtgtaacTGTTAAACAGGTGCATATCTTTTCCATATTGCAACTACAACAATTGCCATCATTAAGTTTAAGCCCTGGTTTTTACTAATTCCAAATTTCTGCTTtcattataaacatttttaaaaccccaaacaGAATTAGTTATATAGTttgaaaatttataattttttcacCTGTGTGACACTATTTTAATTttccatattatttttgttaggGTGAGTGACTAATAATTGCATGCACACTTAGCCTCACAGAAATTGAACATGGgcataatatatacatgcattatgAGTATAATATTGTAGAAAAATAAACCAATCAATGAAAATACACTTCGATATATAGTCATAAGGCTCATAAAGCCTGGATGTGGCATGTGTTTGCAGTCCGACTGTTTCGTCTTGTGTGTCTGCGTCTTGTGTTTCGGGCACATACACCATATACAGTTATTTCATTGTggctggccgcatgcgttttTAGAAGCACGTATCCCATCTGGATGCTGTCATTGaaagtaatatattttgttttatttgttgccACACTGCACACAGGCGCCACATCCAGTCTACATGAGCCTATATTCATTTAGTTGGGGGGTTTTatatcctggacggaggagccggccgaggccagcacttgtgcccaggacaggcatgtgctacaaaagcttgctctgaatgtccACGTTAAACACTTTGGTCTTGgtcttgtttttatatatatattttttattttacagatcAAAAATGCATTTCCCAAGGATAAGCATACTGCAAGCTGTATCTCAGCATGTGACATCAAGAGGCTGTTTTCGTAACCATCACAGCAGAGTGTGCTGTATTTCTCTGCTTGAATCAAATCGCCACAAACCTGGACCACGAGAAATTAATATGAGACAGTTGTGTACTCAGCCTGGCGTGACTTTTGCCTCAACTAATCCTCGCAGAGACATCATTTCTTTTACATCGGGATGGACAAAACGAACATTCTGTTCCTCCAAACCGGAAGTGGATTCTATAACAGGAATGCCGTTCCATGATCCCGAAAAGGGGAAATTAATTTATGGTGGTCCTCTTGCACAAATGATCAAGGTGGTGAAGACATTTTCTATAACGACGAGCGCCATTGGATTATGCCTGCAGCCGTATTTACTCCTTCACTCTGAAGGTCATTCTATCATAGCGAAGGTTGCCGTAGGAATAACACTCAGTTTCTTCGTGTTTGTTACGCCATTGCTGATTCACTTCATATCGAAAAAGTATGTCACGGATTGTTATTGGAATAAGGATACCAACGAATTTAGGGCCACCACTATCAGCCTGCTGTTGCGACGGAAGGTGTTGAAGTTCACGCCAGAGGACGTCGTGGTT comes from the Gigantopelta aegis isolate Gae_Host chromosome 14, Gae_host_genome, whole genome shotgun sequence genome and includes:
- the LOC121388449 gene encoding transmembrane protein 70 homolog, mitochondrial-like; protein product: MHFPRISILQAVSQHVTSRGCFRNHHSRVCCISLLESNRHKPGPREINMRQLCTQPGVTFASTNPRRDIISFTSGWTKRTFCSSKPEVDSITGMPFHDPEKGKLIYGGPLAQMIKVVKTFSITTSAIGLCLQPYLLLHSEGHSIIAKVAVGITLSFFVFVTPLLIHFISKKYVTDCYWNKDTNEFRATTISLLLRRKVLKFTPEDVVVPDVPGMFTSIIIKGRPLFMDPKFFYSREAYIQMMGYDKPLEWELPNTDENQSAQKPEKS